In the genome of Triticum urartu cultivar G1812 chromosome 5, Tu2.1, whole genome shotgun sequence, one region contains:
- the LOC125506170 gene encoding glycine-rich cell wall structural protein 1-like, whose amino-acid sequence MGDLPGLPAVGGGYGGGFGNNGAGFFTGVTGPLGGVGGGVGSITWLHGVEGAGGISIGGFAGGGIPFGGLGGRHGSGGAGAVAP is encoded by the coding sequence ATGGGGGACCTGCCGGGCCTCCCGGCCGTCGGCGGCGGCTACGGCGGGGGCTTCGGCAACAACGGAGCCGGCTTCTTCACCGGCGTTACGGGTCCGCTTGGCGGCGTTGGGGGCGGCGTGGGGAGCATCACTTGGCTGCATGGCGTGGAGGGAGCTGGCGGTATCTCTATCGGAGGGTTCGCTGGTGGTGGCATCCCGTTCGGCGGGCTCGGAGGCAGGCACGGCAGCGGAGGCGCCGGCGCCGTGGCACCTTGA